TGGGGAGATGGTGCCTGTGGACTGCAGGGTGCTCGAGGGCTCTCTTGAAGTAGACGAATCTCTTATAACAGGTGAGAGCGTGCCAGTTCTGAAGAGGCAGGACGAAAAGCTCATATCTGGTAGCTTAGTGGTTTCTGGCTATGCAAAGGCAAGGGTTGAAAGGACCTTTGCCAGCAGCTATACAAACCTCCTTGTCAGAATGGTGGAAGAGACCCTCAGCAAAAAACCAAGGATACAGAGGCTTGCAGACAGGTTTTCCCACTATTTTGTTCAGTTTGTGGTTGTGCTGGCAGTTGTAGTTTTCTTACTGTGGTTTTTAAAAACTGGAGACCTTCAGAGGGCTGTAAGCTTTTCTCTGGCAGTGCTCGTGGTCTCCTGTCCCTGTGCCTTTGGCATTGCTGTCCCCCTCGCCCTTACTGTGGGTCTCTTCAGGGCATACAGGCAGGGTGTCCTGATAAAGGACCCATCAGCCCTTGAAAAGCACCCAGACCTTGTAGTCATGGACAAGACGGGAACTCTCACAGAGGGTAAGCCCAGGCTTTTGAATTTCAGGCTGTATAGAGAAGATGCCCTCAGTCTCGCCTGCGGACTTGCACAGGCTTCAAACCATCCGTACTCCCTTGCTCTGAGAGACTACTGCCTCCAGAAGGGCATAACTGCGGTGATAGTCGGCAACTGCAGAGAGGAGGCTGGAGTGGGTGTGCTATGTGAGGATTATCTTCTTGGAAGGTCCGAGGAGGGTGTAGCCCTCTACAGAAACGGCACAAAGCTTGCAGAGTTTTACTTTGAGGACAGCATAAGACCGGAGGCAAAAGAAATCCTCTCCTTTCTGAGGTCAAAGGGCGTTGATGTCTTTATGCTAACAGGTGATAACGAAGAAAAGGCAAGGCTCGTTGCTCAGGAACTCGGGATTGAAAACTTCATGGCTGGTGCAAAGCCAGAGGACAAGCTAAGGGTAGTGGAGAATTTCCAGCAGAAGGGTCTGAAGGTTGCTGTGGTGGGAGATGGCATAAACGATGCGCCTGCCATGGCAAGAGCAGACCTTTCCTTTGCAATAGGCTCAGGAACTGACATGGCAAAGAGAGCAGGCGATGTGGTGCTTCTGAAGGGCATAGAGGGTATAAAGACCTTCTTTGATTATAGAGACAGGACAATAAGAAGAATAAGGCAAAACCTCTTCTGGGCATTTGTGTATAACCTTCTTGGCATACCTATAGCTGGCGGGCTTCTTTACAATGAAGGCGTATACCTCAAGCCTGAGCTTGCGGGGCTTATGATGGCTCTTTCTTCCCTGAGCGTGGTGTTGAATTCTGTGAGGAAATAGTGTATAATAAACAGACTGTGTTGAGGAGGCAGAGATGGCTCTGAGGATAAGAGTATCAAGATACGGAAGAAGGCATCACCCCATATACAGGCTTGTGGTGGCTGACGCGAAGGCTCCCAGAGATGGCAAGGTGGTGGATGTCATAGCCACCTACGACCCTGTAAACAAGAGGCTCATAGAGGTAAAGGAAGAAAAGCTCAAAGAATGGCTCCAGAAGGGAGCAGAAATCACAGACAGGGCAAAAGCCATACTCAAGAACGCAAAAATACTCTGACAGGAGGTAAACCATGAGCCAGCTAAGGGACATAGTTGAGATTACTGCCAAATCCCTCGTGGACAACCCTGAGAGG
This window of the Aquificaceae bacterium genome carries:
- a CDS encoding cation-translocating P-type ATPase; translated protein: MRASLKVSGMTCVNCARAIEISLKKLRGVEHVQVSFELGRVVVEFNEELLGIEQIKSVIESLGYRVEGVTGRSRSLELLLFCWLSSLLIMALMLWHSPPSLYLQAFLSAGVQALGGYSFYRGAISSLKARVGNMDLLVALGSTSALFYSLLAMMGTLHGEPFFETSAFLITFVKTGKFLEEWVRARALKSLRELFGIQTMKVKVMRKDREEERSLQEVFVGDTLILRTGEMVPVDCRVLEGSLEVDESLITGESVPVLKRQDEKLISGSLVVSGYAKARVERTFASSYTNLLVRMVEETLSKKPRIQRLADRFSHYFVQFVVVLAVVVFLLWFLKTGDLQRAVSFSLAVLVVSCPCAFGIAVPLALTVGLFRAYRQGVLIKDPSALEKHPDLVVMDKTGTLTEGKPRLLNFRLYREDALSLACGLAQASNHPYSLALRDYCLQKGITAVIVGNCREEAGVGVLCEDYLLGRSEEGVALYRNGTKLAEFYFEDSIRPEAKEILSFLRSKGVDVFMLTGDNEEKARLVAQELGIENFMAGAKPEDKLRVVENFQQKGLKVAVVGDGINDAPAMARADLSFAIGSGTDMAKRAGDVVLLKGIEGIKTFFDYRDRTIRRIRQNLFWAFVYNLLGIPIAGGLLYNEGVYLKPELAGLMMALSSLSVVLNSVRK
- the rpsP gene encoding 30S ribosomal protein S16; translation: MALRIRVSRYGRRHHPIYRLVVADAKAPRDGKVVDVIATYDPVNKRLIEVKEEKLKEWLQKGAEITDRAKAILKNAKIL